CCTGAGCCGCTCGTTTTACAACGCATTGATCCGGACATCGCGCCGGCCTGAGGATCTAATGTTCGACGCACTGAACGCTCTCTCGCGGAGAATTCGTCTGTTCGTGAGTCGGGCGGTGATTTCGTTCGTCGATGACACGCGAACGGTCCAGTACCTGCAGGCAAAGATCAATGCGCTTGAGACGGTCGGCGACATTCCCCGCTACGTTGAGTACGGGCTGTCATCGAACCCGCCGCTCGGCTCCGAGGCGCTGATCGTATTTGGAAATGGCGAGCGCACGAACGGCATCGTCATCGCCACTTCCAACGCCAAATACCGCGTCACCGCGTTGGCGAGCGGCGAGGTTGTTGTGCACGACAACACCGGGCAGAAGGTCTACCTGTCGCAGTCGGGCATGGTGCTCGACGGTGGCGGAAAGCCGGTGACCATCACGAACACGCCGGAGATCGATGCCGACACGCCATTGCTGAAGTGCAAGGGCGACATCATCGACAACTACGAGACCAACACGCGCACCGTGGCCGGCATGCGCGCTGTAGCCAACGTGCACACGCATCCGATCACGAACGTGCAGACGGGCAGCAGCACGATCAATACGCAGCCGCCGACACAGCCGGAGTAATAGATGCCTGACATCAGCATCGCCTGGGATGCCGCGAACAGCCGAGGAGATTGGCAGCAGCTCGGCCCCGACCTGCTCACCGGGAATGATCTTCAAACCGCCGTCTTGCTGAGCCTTTTTACCGACCGCGCGGCGAACTACGACGACGTCATACCTGACGGCAGCGGAGATCCGCGCGGCTGGTGGGGCGACTTGGGCGAGGACAAGCCGATCGGCTCGCGGCTGTGGTTGCTCGACAGATCGAAGCAGACGCAGGAAGTCCTCAACAACGCGCGCGATTACATCATCGAGGCGCTGCAGTGGCTCGTCGATGACGGCGTCGTCGCCGGGATTGACGTGCAAACGGAATGGACCCGCGCGACGTTTCTCGGCGCGCAGATCACGCTTTATCAACCGGCCGGCCCCGGCGTCACACTGACGTTCGCATGGGCGTGGCAACAGATGACCTGACGATGCCATTCCAACGGAAGACGCTATCCACCTTGATCAACGAGGTGGCGGCCGACATCAATTCGGCCTTGCAGGGCGCAGACGCGACGCTTCGCTTTACGGTGCTGAAGGTGATCGGCAAGGTGCAGGCGGGGTTGTCCAATCTGCACATGGGCTATTTGGACTGGATCGC
This genomic interval from Caballeronia sp. LZ062 contains the following:
- a CDS encoding phage baseplate assembly protein V, which produces MFDALNALSRRIRLFVSRAVISFVDDTRTVQYLQAKINALETVGDIPRYVEYGLSSNPPLGSEALIVFGNGERTNGIVIATSNAKYRVTALASGEVVVHDNTGQKVYLSQSGMVLDGGGKPVTITNTPEIDADTPLLKCKGDIIDNYETNTRTVAGMRAVANVHTHPITNVQTGSSTINTQPPTQPE
- a CDS encoding phage GP46 family protein, which produces MPDISIAWDAANSRGDWQQLGPDLLTGNDLQTAVLLSLFTDRAANYDDVIPDGSGDPRGWWGDLGEDKPIGSRLWLLDRSKQTQEVLNNARDYIIEALQWLVDDGVVAGIDVQTEWTRATFLGAQITLYQPAGPGVTLTFAWAWQQMT